A window of the Drosophila simulans strain w501 chromosome 2L, Prin_Dsim_3.1, whole genome shotgun sequence genome harbors these coding sequences:
- the LOC6732325 gene encoding partner of bursicon, producing the protein MHVQELLFVAAILVPQCLRALRYSQGTGDENCETLKSEIHLIKEEFDELGRMQRTCNADVIVNKCEGLCNSQVQPSVITPTGFLKECYCCRESFLKEKVITLTHCYDPDGTRLTSPEMGSMDIRLREPTECKCFKCGDFTR; encoded by the exons ATGCATGTCCAGGAACTGCTCTTCGTGGCCGCAATCCTAGTGCCCCAATGCCTGAGGGCACTGCGATATAGCCAGGGCACTGGCGACGAGAACTGCGAGACTCTCAAGTCGGAGATCCACTTGATCAAGGAGGAGTTCGACGAGCTGGGCAGGATGCAGAGGACCTGCAATGCCGACGTCATCGTCAACAAATGCGAGGGATTGTGCAACAGTCAGGTGCAACCATCGGTGATAACGCCCACGGGGTTTCTGAAA GAGTGCTACTGCTGCCGCGAAAGCTTCCTCAAGGAAAAGGTCATCACTCTAACCCACTGCTATGACCCGGACGGCACCCGTTTGACCTCTCCGGAAATGGGTAGCATGGACATACGTCTTCGGGAGCCAACCGAGTGCAAGTGCTTCAAATGTGGCGATTTCACACGTTAA
- the LOC6732326 gene encoding histidine-rich glycoprotein translates to MAQKFFIAFALLAIAAIRAAPFHGHEHHGHHGGATSHASVHLTSHDDHHEEHHGHHHDHHGHDDHHDSHAEYDFQYGVKDHKTGDVKSQSESRHGHTVTGHYELIDADGHKRTVHYTADKHKGFEAHVHREKLHDHHQVEHHGHGHSGYEGGHVEFEEHSSQSGHDYGHEEHGHGHGHGHGHGSSSHSYSLKQDHGHGHGHSHGQDHGFEHGHGYH, encoded by the exons ATGGCTCAAAAG TTTTTCATCGCCTTTGCCCTCTTGGCCATTGCGGCTATCCGGGCAGCTCCTTTCCATGGCCACGAACACCACGGCCATCATGGTGGAGCCACCAGTCATGCCTCCGTGCATCTAACATCGCACGACGATCATCACGAGGAACATCACGGTCATCATCACGACCATCACGGGCACGATGATCACCATGACTCCCATGCTGAATATGACTTCCAATACGGCGTCAAGGATCACAAGACTGGGGATGTCAAGTCACAGAGCGAGTCACGACATGGCCACACGGTTACCGGACACTATGAGTTGATTGACGCCGATGGCCACAAGCGAACTGTCCACTACACGGCGGACAAGCACAAGGGTTTCGAGGCCCATGTCCATCGCGAAAAGCTCCACGATCACCACCAGGTGGAGCACCATGGTCACGGACACAGCGGCTACGAGGGCGGACACGTTGAGTTCGAGGAGCACTCATCGCAATCCGGACACGACTACGGACATGAGGAGCACGGTCACGGTCATGGTCATGGACATGGTCACGGAAGCAGCTCCCACAGCTATTCGCTGAAACAGGACCACGGACATGGACACGGACACAGCCACGGTCAGGATCATGGCTTCGAGCACGGACACGGTTACCATTGA